The following coding sequences are from one Paenibacillus sp. JDR-2 window:
- the trhA gene encoding PAQR family membrane homeostasis protein TrhA, with product MANTHVYSKKEEAANAITHGIGAGLSIAALVLLIVRASYIGEAWHIVSFILFGFFMFILYMSSTLLHSFPEGKVKDLFEIFDHGSIYLFIAGTYTPYLLVTIRGPLGWSLFGVIWGLAISGVVFKCFFVKRFLFLSTLGYVIMGWMIVFAWGALVDHLAYGGLVFLVVGGVCYTVGSVFYVWRGFLYHHAVWHLFVIAGSICHFFSILLYV from the coding sequence ATGGCAAATACACATGTCTATTCCAAAAAAGAAGAAGCAGCTAACGCAATCACCCATGGCATTGGTGCCGGATTGAGTATTGCCGCATTGGTACTGCTCATTGTCAGGGCGAGTTACATTGGTGAAGCCTGGCATATCGTATCGTTTATCCTGTTTGGATTTTTTATGTTTATTTTATATATGTCATCAACCCTTTTGCATAGCTTTCCGGAAGGAAAAGTAAAGGATCTGTTTGAAATTTTCGATCATGGATCGATATATTTGTTTATTGCCGGCACATACACGCCGTATCTGCTCGTTACGATACGAGGTCCGCTCGGTTGGAGCTTATTCGGCGTTATTTGGGGCCTTGCGATCAGCGGCGTGGTATTTAAATGTTTTTTTGTAAAGAGGTTTCTATTCCTATCTACGCTTGGTTACGTCATTATGGGGTGGATGATCGTATTTGCATGGGGAGCTCTAGTTGATCATCTAGCCTATGGCGGTCTTGTGTTTTTGGTCGTCGGCGGGGTGTGTTATACAGTCGGCAGCGTCTTTTATGTATGGAGAGGATTCCTTTACCATCATGCTGTATGGCATCTCTTTGTTATCGCCGGATCGATCTGTCATTTCTTTTCGATTCTTTTGTATGTTTGA